In Juglans regia cultivar Chandler chromosome 13, Walnut 2.0, whole genome shotgun sequence, the DNA window TATCACAGGCAGAATCAAGATtcagaaaatataaatccatCAAACAAAAAGTGAAATTCAACAAGGCGGCAAATCAAATGGATAGAGAACAACCTAGACAGGCCACATTTGTTCACTGGTTTCGCCAGTGGAAGCAGAAGGGTTGAAAACAATCTCTGTACCATTCAAACCAAAAGCTAACCAATTCAAAGGATGGTGCCTCCCATAACATAAATTAACAGCTATATTTCCGAAAGCCGTCTCGAAAACAGGATGCCCTGTGTCGCCTTCCATATAGAATGTGCTCTCGTTCTAGTCTCCAGTTCCGGGCATATGGTTCTGCCAAAAAAGTCCAATCTCAGTATGTCAAGTAAGAAAGATTATAAACAGCAGACAAGATATTAGCTTACCTTCCTATGCTTGCCAATTATGTTGCCATGATNNNNNNNNNNNNNNNNNNNNNNNNNNNNNNNNNNNNNNNNNNNNNNNNNNNNNNNNNNNNNNNNNNNNNNNNNNNNNNNNNNNNNNNNNNNNNNNNNNNNGGGGGGTTTAGTTAGgcgctgttttttttttttattataaccgggtaccgggtttaaaatCCGGTACCCGGATGTAATACCGTAACCGGCCCGGGTTGGGCCGGTTAGGAGTGATGCGGGTTCCGGCCTGGATAcaatccgggccgaaacccgtaACCGGAACCCGgttatccgggttccggaccgggccggataaaaatccggcccggatgaacagtcttagcATCTAGTGATCATGATGTAAGTAGATGAGCATGTATGAAAGCCTTAAAACTCAGGTCCCAAGTAGACCCCTGGCTGGTGAATGGAACTTGCAATAAAGTTTGCGTCGTAAAGCTGATTTTGCAAAATATGCTACGGTATAAAATTATGggatgaaagaaaagaaaaagaaaaatcacactTCATAGCAGTTCAAAAGGCCAACCAGGTTAGATATAGGCTGTgtactattatactatatagtgtGATTGTTCTGTATTTGATTTATGATCGATCTCTCATGTTGGTTTCTTCCACTACTGCAGCTCTGCGATGGTTAGAGATTGAAGCTAATGTAACAATCAGGCGCAAAGACTGCATGGATGGATATTTGGGTTCAACTGAGGAGGATGGCTCAAATGCTTTTGTTGATTTGGTGAAGTAAAATCAGATCAAAGTGGCAAgtatttttagaatatcatGTACTCCAAGTGGTTTTTCCACCCTTGAGTCGACATTTGCCCTAGTTAATTATGATCTATGGAGGCTTTTATACTTCACTTTAGCAGATTATCTTttgatttcaaatattaaaacgTTAGTGATTTTGTTTGGTGAAGATATTGGCTGTACGGATATGCACAGATATCTTCGTGCTGGACTTCGTTTGCTCTGCACCATCGGCAAGAAATCGTGGTTTCCTCAAACCTCTGAAGGATGTAGTTTGTGTATTCCCGGGGATGTGCTACATATGATCTTTCTGTCCACGTTGCCAGAAACACCAAAGGAACCTTAGCTCATCCCCAGGTAATTAATATAGCTAAGACCAAACAAGGTATTTAAGTTCTTTGTCAATAGAATTCATAGGAACTTACCTTGGCAACTGAAGGCTATAATGTCACACGATTTGACATGGAGTTTTAAAACTTGCTCGTGTTCATATATTACAGGAGCTTATGCATCATGTTGGCCTATACATGGCGAAAGGAAGCGGAGCAAAAATAGCGAATGAGGTGTCATTTGACTCGCAAAAGAAGCCATGAGCGAGAGAGTTCAGCATTACCAAGATCAATAAATCTTGTGTCATATGGAGGCCAGTACTTAATTATATGATTTAAGTGTCTGTCTTCTCTCTTCTGAATAAAGTTGTGCCAAGTACATTAGGATCGATGGAGCTTGAAAAAATGAGATTTGAGTAAAATAAGTATCACGTCGATATGCCCGCTACATCAACGATATTATGCGAATGATCCCGGAATGTTAAAGTAGCAGAATGTCCATTAAAAAGAACTCCATTTTTGTGCTTTAATAAACCTGCAACTTCAGGGCTCACCATATGTATTGTGATTTTCATAGTTGTTAGCATCACGATGGTCTAGGTTAAGCTATCTATCTTCCCAGCAGCCGCCCACCAAATCCACTCCTTTCCCACTTAGAGATGCAAAATTAAAAGCATAGAGAGAGCTGTTCGACAAAGCGGACATATAAAGAAATACTGCAAGGCCTGAAAAATAGATAGAGAAGaaaattagaagcaaaatggCTATAATATCACAGATAATGTGATGATGGAACTCCACGGGAGAGAACCAGCGTTATTATATTGCAGATCCTCATGTTGAGTGCCAATTCAACTATGTCTAGCTAGCCACATTACTCTCCAGACCTGCACGGCGGCACGCATGGTGCAAGcacaatgaagaaataaattgaaaaagaaaaaattatgttcaattCACCAATGAGCGTAAATGCTGGCTTTACTAAGAATTTTGATTGTTTTGCATTTGAATTCTATGTTTTTGAACTGCATCCCAAAAATTAGACCATCAACAGGCCTCGCATATTTACATCTCTAGTTAAAGTATTTCACAAGACCATCTACAGGTTAGTATATGGGAATTATACTGCATCAAGTTACACGGCAAAATCCTGATTATTGATTTGTAGAACtacaaatatttatacatgCATTGATAAAAGGGGTGCctaaaaataaagagcaatgGAAAGGGCCATTCATTGCATTTCAAATCTAGGATGGCTACTCCCCATTGAGTCTATAATGCTTACGAGTGCACTGGTCAGTTGAGTGATGAAGAGCTCCAGGATTTCTCTACCATACTTGGAAACAGCAACTTTTCAGTAATAATACCTTCCAATACTGGACAACAAAGTTGACAAAGGAAACCATAATAAGAGGATTTTAAACTCTGTTATAACATGCCAGGCTCAACATTGAGTCACTGTAGAGAAAATTATATTGAAGAAGTACAATTCACATAGAGAAATTCTGTAAGCAGGGGTGAAgctagaaaaattattctttttttcgtCTTCAGATTTTTTTAGCTTGCTCCCCCAGACACCTTGGTGCATGGTTCCAAGTGAACAGGAAGGCCactaatgtcttttttttttttatgggacgACTTGATATTATGAAACATTCGGCATCCATGTTTCTTGCCCATAGTAAATCTAGTGATATATGTGGTAATAATCTAATTGTGATCCAGTGCTACTCGTAAGTTTTTTACGTCAAAGGATGCACATAATGCTTTcttcatatatatgcatggtttgTGAATTCTCTGTTATGCATAGATGTGCATTCCATACTAGAATTGAAAGAGATTGTTGTAGGTATGCTATGCTAGAGGTGCCATGGTTTAGGAAAGGGGGATCCATGGCACCTCTAGCATAGcatacatggtatgctatgtatACTATGTCCATCAATAGTATGTACATGCCAACCATTTAAAAGATGCAAATATATGCAAGGTTCCACTAAAATTCAATATAGTTAaatgtcaagaaaaaaaaaccccaagaTGGAACTGCATGCAAACTTGTTTCTTTTTACATGAAGGGAACTTACCTTACAAAATCTGAGCAACGAATTTACAAGCTTGAACATAGGATGTACAGCTAAAATCTTACTCTTGAAGCCTCAGCCTATTGAAGAACACCAAAAGGTGGTATTCAGGGGCCCAATAGACAAATCCAACAACAGGACCCCCTTTAACATACTGCAGAATCCCATTGAAGGTGCGACATGCAATCAGTATGTATTTGGGGAAAAAGTTAAGTACAGGTTCAAGGAAAAAACCCATATATATGGTAAAACAACTAGACAAGATACAACAGCAAAAAGTAGACCTTTCCATCAAGAATAACAAGTTCACCATCAACCCATCGAGGATTGTGAAACCCAGGCTCAGCAAGCCTCCCTTGACCTTTATAACGAGCAATCTGAGCAGCAAACAGCATCATGAGAAGCTCTTTAGctcaaagaaaagagaaaggggCAATAATGAAAGCAGAAATGGGGAGAAGATCAGAAAATCTTGGCAGCTTGAGGTAAATATGTACCACTCCAAGTTCTTCTGGAATGATCCCTTTAAGTGGAAGCTGATGTCTTTTCCCAACCTTTGCACGGAATGCCACCTGCAGAAACCAAAAGTTAAAACCTTCGAAATTCCAAGTTTTTACAAATATGAAATACGAATCATggatcatgtgttttttttttttttgtcataaatatCATTACTACCAAATTTTCACCAATATTGAGTAAATTTGTCAAAAATTCACACAGGCTGGAGATCTTTTTATAGGCAGTAATggtatcaaattttttttttataggtagtaATTGTATCAACTCCTATGGCCATATTCTATTCATTACCTATAACATAACGTTTGTTATTTGCCTTTTAACCTTAAAACTAACATAAACCCGCAAGCTATACTAGGCTTACGTCCAAAACTTAGGTGCTACAAACTACAAGCTATGTTAGACCAATTCAAAGAGAGATCATTTTTTGGTGCACAAaagatatttatgaaaatttgtggagccaccaccaccactcaCTAATAAGAAACACAAATGTATGTTATGTACCAGTAATGCAAAGTGATTCCAGTTAATAAGATCCACAAAATCAGGCACTAACGATATAAGATAACACAAAATAATTGGTTTTAAGAAATTACCTCGCCTGCTGGTACATAAGGATCACCGATAAGTTTTATGGCTTCTacatattcataaaattcaagaTCTGATGGCTTCTTTTTCCCACCATCCTCTTGCCACTGACCAAATTTTCGGCTCAGATGAATGACTTCTGATGTGGACAGCCCATGTGCACCAATGTACAGTCCTGACAAAATGGAAATATTCTCAACTCCTTACACCCTAAGCTGGTTTAAGGGAATGGGATAAAAGGAGGAAACACATTCTAGGATTTAGAAACATAACAAACAAGTACCATAAGAAGCTAGTTTTGTATTAAATcacaacaatattaaaaaatgaacaagTCCCAAGGGAAATCACCACTTAGAGGATCTGTAGATGTTGGCATTTTAATGCTATTGAAGGTTGTTGATCCAGAAAGTGGTTGATAATTTTGAGCCTGGCTAAGCGTGAGCTTTATTAATTCACCGACATCTTTGAGAACCTGACGATTAAAGcataattttacaaactaaGCATATTCAATAGGGAAAACCTCACAACAGAAACAAGTTTGTAAGCTTGGGATATATTAGGTAGATCCGCACTCTACAAAATGTGTACAAAGGTATGCCAAGTGAAAACTTCAAACCAACCTTCAAGGGTATCTTCTCCCTACCAATGAATTTAGCAAGATCCAACATAACATGGTCAATCTTGTGTTGACCTTGAGGCTTAGCTGATTTATCTACTGAAGCTtgtttcttgacaccagaatccTGCTCATTGATGCTTTTCTCTATAgataaggaaaatgaaaaacgCCCCTTCTTCTCTAGCTTAGCAGGTATTCGTAGTAAATCTTTAGTAGGCAAACTGTTGGAGAGTTTCTGTACAAGACCACCCACAACAGCTTTAACTGCAATTTCATTTTGCTCCTCTCTTTCAATAATTCCAGGATCAGCatccatttcaatttcatctgCCTCTTGGTCACTTTCCCCATCATCTTGATCTTCTGCTTCTACCCTATCTATCTCATTGtccttctcttcatcttcttcctctataATCTGCTCCATCACTTTAGATATTAAATCTCTGTCTAACTTCCCTGGTGCTGTCACTTTTAAAACCTTGACCTTCACACCAGGAATCATATCCTTCAATATGTTCTGGAAACCAGACAGACCGTCAGCTAGATCAGAACTATCGTCCCTATCATCACCATCTTTGGGATCTTCAGTATTCACAGCAAATAGATCACCTTTGTCTTCCGTTGAGTCTAATGGATTCAAGCTGCTAGTGGCATCAAATGTTTTAGAGCGAACTTTCAAAGAACCTTCAAAAACTCCCCTCCGCTCTAAGTACACGGCCTGAAAATGACATGACATAAAGATAACATATAGAGAGAAAACATTCAACATAGAAGTACATCAGAACAAACCACCTGAAACATGTCTATGAAAATGGGGAAATAGAtaacatataaagaaaaaacGTATTACACAAGAGACCTTAATAAATGGAGAAAATGTACCTTCTGTTTATATTCACCTCTCTTGTTCACTGTGAGAAAAACTTCAAACAAGGGAACACCAGCTGCAGCCGTAGCAAGTTGCCtggcaaagaagaaagaaaaggaaccAAAAATAACTGATGAACAGAAAGccttaaaaatataagaatctTTAATAGTAAGCAAAAGTGGCATGCCATGTCGCAGGATCCAATTGTAAAAATTTTGACCGACATACCAAAATTGCTTTAAATTAAAAGTATATAAGAAAAGGTGTGCAAAAACCATAACGTgatctaaatttaaatattaaactgTCCAACAAGACATCTTAAATGAGATAATTGATTtccaataaaaaagattaaaattttggaaGGATTTGGAAGTTGTCTCACAAACATGGaaattgtgtgaaaatttgaaattttcaacAAGTGTTCATTATGGTATCTCCTTTGTGGCCCGAAATTATAACTAGGTTCagtatttgtaattttgtatacttcctgtgtacttgggctttgccttgTTACTtgtcttaataaaatttcttattcatcAAAAAAAGATTAAGATTAAAACAGAAAGCAATAAACTAAGAAACCCCAGGAACACAAAGGGCACAAATGCCTTTACAACCCAACAAAAAACAACTTAGAACATCAAGTCTTGGCTAAAAAATCTGACTAAAACTTGAGGATCAAAATGAAAGAACTAATCAAGAAAAAGACCTTACTGAGGGCTATAACTTCTTGCCACATATCTTCCATGTTCTGCCGTTATTCGAATAATTAGACCATGGGGATCATTGATATCTTTTGCAATGCCAGCCCACCATCCGACctggaaaacaaaataaaaaactacatAACTCCAAGTAACCATATACTATATCAGCAACGTGTTCCAGTACTTATTAAGGACAGCATTGTCTATTATTAAGTATCATTGATTCGTCTTGGTAATGTGTTCCATCGGCTCCAGGAAAATGAATATTGATTCTGTGAACAAATAGCAATTTGATGGTATTGCCAATGAGCTTTGGCTCAACGAGTACTTCCTCtctctacttaaaaaaaaaagatggcacACCAGCAAAAAAAATCTAGCAACTTGGTTTGGAACCAAACAAGAaccatattaattttataaatgaaaagaaacagaaaCTTGTTAACATTTCAAGCGTACAACAACAAATTTGCAATAGAGGAAATGAGCCAATGTGATTTTCTGTTTGCTGCCTCTTACAATGACCAACTTCAGATTTATTttgctcccccccccccccccaaaaaaaaaaatggaaaaagggaaaaaataaaagaattcgCAACAGGTAACAACTCAAAGAATTGTGTGTGAGAATATATGCAGAAACGTTACAAGAATAACAGAAAAATATCATGAGCCGTTAGTGTTAAGTTAAATATGAATAACAAACTACTAAAAGAATCATTTACCAATCTAAAACCTTTTACACTTTCACATCAAAAAACATTTTTGCAATGTATACAAATTGCTAACAAGGAAAAAAAGGTTATGCAGCTCACCAATCCAGCACCAGCATTGTCTTGTATGTAAGCTGCATCCTGAAAACGCTCTTCCTCTATGGCTTTCTGGAACAAATAGATTtgcaaaataataacaacaacaacaacaacaacaacaacaataataataataattataaaatgaaccAAGAAGGGATTGAAAAAagagtgttattttatttttcttaatgaatgTTTTCATACATTCAGATGAGACATCACTCTGCCAACAGTATCATTTGTAGCTGCAGCAGCAATGGCCACCTTGAGCCTAGCAGCATCTTCATAATCCTCTATATATGCAGCATGACCTAACTTTGACTGTGAAGACCAAAAGAAAATAGGTCAGTGTATAAATTATGTCCACACAACAGAAAGCAAGATAATAATTCAATCCAGTAATTTGATGGCAGTTCCAGATGAACTTGCCATGGAAGTTCCCCTAATACGATCAAATAAGTTAGTTTCTTGAAATTCATAAAAAACAGTATTAAGTAGGAAGGATGATTCTGGAAACTCcttttgaagataaagaaaCCAACAGTAACATTGAAAGCACAAAAGCTCGCGACACACGCTATCTCAAAACATCACCCGCAAGGACAATGCtggtaaaaataatatgaaaaatgctaaatgtattt includes these proteins:
- the LOC108983910 gene encoding protein EXECUTER 1, chloroplastic-like; this encodes MASISPPTSRNLVFPNPKFLSPPPLRRPSYPSQPHSLFISRISDSFICRSHHNASSSPDNTIRWRWDSLLHDVVKTAIERFNSYFNSNRKEADDVRDGELSESRNSEEEEWDWDRWGKHFDEIDGQECLASILKSKLGHAAYIEDYEDAARLKVAIAAAATNDTVGRVMSHLNKAIEEERFQDAAYIQDNAGAGLVGWWAGIAKDINDPHGLIIRITAEHGRYVARSYSPQQLATAAAGVPLFEVFLTVNKRGEYKQKAVYLERRGVFEGSLKVRSKTFDATSSLNPLDSTEDKGDLFAVNTEDPKDGDDRDDSSDLADGLSGFQNILKDMIPGVKVKVLKVTAPGKLDRDLISKVMEQIIEEEDEEKDNEIDRVEAEDQDDGESDQEADEIEMDADPGIIEREEQNEIAVKAVVGGLVQKLSNSLPTKDLLRIPAKLEKKGRFSFSLSIEKSINEQDSGVKKQASVDKSAKPQGQHKIDHVMLDLAKFIGREKIPLKVLKDVGELIKLTLSQAQNYQPLSGSTTFNSIKMPTSTDPLSGLYIGAHGLSTSEVIHLSRKFGQWQEDGGKKKPSDLEFYEYVEAIKLIGDPYVPAGEVAFRAKVGKRHQLPLKGIIPEELGVIARYKGQGRLAEPGFHNPRWVDGELVILDGKYVKGGPVVGFVYWAPEYHLLVFFNRLRLQE